GGAACTAGACATAATATGGGTTTCTTAAAGGAGAACATGTGCTGCCCTGTCTCAAAGACCAAGAAGATTTCAGAGTGGAGTTCAAGAAGAAGACAGAGAGTATAAAGATCTCAGACAAGTTGCTCTATGCCTTCAACAAAaatgcttcctttttcttttcactttttttcttcgtTTTACCTTTCTGACCCTCTTCTCAACTCTAGAGGAAAGCTTTTATTGCCCTTAGGAATGACCAAGCATAGCCTATTTGTAGTGTAGGTTTGGTgctacagggattttttttttttttttttttttttttttttttgagatagagtcttgctctgttgcccaggctggagtgcaatggcactttctcggctcactgcaacctccccctcctgggttcaagcgattctcctgcctcagcctcccgagtagctgggattaatacaaaaaattagccaggcgtggtggcgtgagcttgtagtcccagctacttgggaggctgaggcaggagaatcgcttgaacctgggaggcagaggttgcagtaagccaagatctgtgcccactgccctccagcctgggtgacagagtgagactccatctcaaaacaaaagagaCGTTCTTCGCCGAGAGTCGTCGGGGTTTCCTGCTTCAACAGTGCTTGGATGGAACCCGGCGCTCGTCCCCCACCCCGGCCAGCCGCCCATAGCCAGCCCTCCGTCACCTCTTCACCGCGCCCTGGGACTGCCCCAAGGCCCACGCCGCCGCTCCAGCGCCGCGCCTCTCCTTAGTCGCTGCCATGACGACCGCGACCACCTGGCAGGTGCGCCAGAACTACCACCAGAACTCAGAGGCCACCATCAACCGCCAGATCAACCTCTACACCTCCTATGTTTACCTGTCCATCCATGTCTTACTACTTTGACCTCGATGATGTGGCTTTGAAGAACTTTGCCAAATACTTTCTTCACCAATCTCATGAGGAGAAGGAACATGGTGATAAACTGATGAAGCTGCAGAACCAACGAGGTGGCCGAATTTTCCTTCAGGATATCAAGAAACCAGACTGTGATGACTGGGAGAGTGGGCTGAATGCGGTAGAGTGTGcattacatttggaaaaaaatgtgaatcAGTCATTACTGGAACTGCACAAACTGGCCACTGACAAAAATGACCCCCATTTGTGTGACTTCATTGAGACATATTACCTGAATGAGCAGGTGAAAGCCATCAAAGAATTGGGTGATCACATGACAAAGTTGTGCAAGATGGGAGCACCCGAATCTGGCTTGGCAGAATATCTCTTTGAGAAGCATACCCTGGGAGACAGTGATAATGAAAGCTAAGCCTCAGGCTAATTTCCCTATAGCCGTGGGGTGACTTGCCTGGTCACCAAGGCAGTGCGTGCATGTTGGGGTTTCCTTTACCTTTTCTATAAGTTGTATCAAAACATCCACTTAAGTTCTTTGATGTGTACCATTCcttcaaataaagaaatttggtacccccccccaaaaaaaaaaaaaaaaagaattctgaccaggtgcagtggctcgtgcttgcaatcccagcactttgggagggcgaggtgggaggatcacttgagctcaggagtttgagaccagcctgggcaatatagtgagaccctctctttacacaaaaagaaaaaaaaagaacaacaccATCATCTAGAaggatctaattgacatttattgaatattccaTCCAACAAAAAGCAGAACATACAATCTTTTAAAGCACCCAAGTAACATCTACAAGATAGACCATATCCTGGGCCAGAAAAGCcctcagaaaactgaaaaatattgaaatcacACAGAGTGTATTTGTTGTCCCTATTTACAGATAACATGACTGATTACGTAGAAGATCCCAACAGAtctacaaaaaatagagaaaggaaaagaaaaagaaaaaaagccttctAAACTTAATTGGTCAGTTCAGCAAGGTCTGAGACACAAGCTAAACTGTAAgaaatcaactgtatttctatatcTAGCAATGAACACTGAAATTAAAACAATcactccaaaaaataaaacacttagttgtaaatctaacaaaacatgtgtGGGACTTGTAGGCTGAACACCACAAAATGCCAATCAAAGATATGAAAGAACTAAATTAACAGATATACTATGTTCAAGGGTTAGAAAACTCAGCCTAGTAAAGACctaaattttcttcaaatttatatataaatatatgatatatttttctatatcatataattatgtatcattaaatatatatttatttctatgtttatgtattctatataatatgtagtatagAAATGTATATacaattaaatttataatatatttataaatttaattcctatcaaaatcccagcaagctaGGTGCAGTGTatacttgtagttccagctattcaggaggctgaggcaagaggactgcttaagcTCAGGACTTCCAGGCTATAGTGCACTATGCTGAGTGATCAGGTGTCCACATTAAGTCCGAGGTCAATATGGTGATTTCCCAGGAGTgggggaccaccaggttgccaAAAGAGTGGTGAATTGGACAAAGTTGgaaatggagcaggtcaaaactcccatGCTAATCAGTTGTGGGCCTTTGCTTGTGAGTACCCaaaccactccagcctgggcaacatagtgagaccccctctcttacaacagaaaaaaatcccagCAAAAGTTTTACAGATACAAACAAGCTTATTCTAAGTTTTTGACAAAGGTGAAAAAGCAATTCAAGAAAACGAGTAGccttttcaacaaaggtgctagAGCATTCAGATATCCATAGACAAAAAAATGAACCTCCACTTAaatcttacaaaaattaactcaaagtagaTCACAGGGTTAAATGTTAGACATTAAATGCTAAAGgtttaaagagaaaacagaagaaaaatctttGGGATCTAGGGCTTAATGAAGAGTTCTCAGACATGACAACAAAAGGATAAtccatcaaagaaaaaaacctgataagttgaacttcatcaaaatgtaaaacttttagtCTGTGAAAGACCTATAGGGAAGACGAAAAGACAAGTTACACAtatggagaaaatacttgcaaatcacgTATGTGACAAAGAACtcttatctagaatatataaggaatgcTTGAAACTGGGTCTCTTGCCACAACAACATGAATGGGAGCACCAGGAACCCAGGGTTGGAGCAGGATGCCACGGATTGCTTTAGCCCTtttcctgtttagaaaaaaaaagggcagctcactgccagtgctcatttaattttacataaacaggctcttggaggctgaagcaaatctgactgatttttgatgtgaaaataaaatataaaaaccgtTCCtgaagttatttctaaacagaactaacataaAAATAGTCTGAATCATCAGAATCGTCTATTTCGGAAAAACCGGATTTGTCAAGTGAATCTTCGGGCAACAACTGTTTGAGAACGATGTTAACATCCCATGTAGGAATGCTATGTTTTCTAGGATCTGGCATTTTCAGTGATTGAGAATCACTACATTTTGCaaatggaaataccactactaaaaacaaaatgctaTAAACAGAGTGacgtcttttgtttccaaagtcaatATTCTAGAACCATGTAAAAATAGTGATAAAAGTGAGATATTTTGTGGCAAAGTTGTGGGTAAACACTGCAGCCACAAGCACCGCTGGAGAGTATTCTCAGGGCAAATGGGAAAGGGGTTAAGAAAATGGCACACAAACTGGACCTGGAGGAAATTGCCAGCTTGGATAAGGCCAAGCTGAAGGCCGCAGAGATGCAGGAAAACACTCTGCCAACCAAAAACACCACAGAGCAGGAGAAGCGGAGTGAAATTTCCTGAGGGCCTCAAGGATTCCCTACGCCTGTCATCTGTGAGCCCCCACTTGAGATGTGGAGGAAGAGCCACCTGCAAGGTGGACATGCCCCACAAGCTGCGCTGTGAACCTGGGCTCTCTGCACCATGCCACCGACCTGTGAGTTTCTGAGGGGCCCCGCAATGGGACTGCCAAATTCTCTGGCTTGCCCCAGGatattatagaaaattatttgtggcggggcgcggtggctcacgcctataatcccagcactttgggaagctaatgcaggtggatcacctgaggtcaggagtttgagaccaacctatcatggtgaaaccccgtctctactgaaaataccaaaattagccagctgtattcccagctcctcgggaggctgaggcaggagaatggcttgaacccgggaggcagaagttgcagtgagccaagatggcgccactgaactctagcctgggtgacagagggagactctgtctaaataaataaataaataaatgtatgaaaattatttgtatgaataatgaaaataaaacacaacttgtggcaaaaacaaaaaagaatgcttgaaactcaacagtaaaaaaaagtcCAGTTAGGAAActagcaaaggacatgaatagacatttcatcaGAGGatgtacagatggcaaataagcacatgaaaagatatttaatatcACTAAccatttgggaaatgcaaattaagaccacgCTGTTAGAatagtgtaaaataaaaataatgatgatacCGAAttctggtgaagatgtggaaaaaCTACATTTCTCATACATCGTTGGAGAGAATGTAAAATGGCTTAGCCActttagaaaatagtttggcagtttatttttaaaaactaagtgtGCAACTACATACACCCCAGTAATGATACTTCTGGCCATTtaacccagagaaataaaaacttatatctacacaaaaactatacataaatgttcatcaaaGCTTTGTTTGTAATAGGGGAAATCTGGAAACAACCatgatgtccttcaataggtggaTGGTTCCACAAACTGTATACATTCATACCATGGAATcctactcagaaataaaaagcaatgaactattgatacatagAAAAACTTGGATGGGTTTTAAGAGCCTTAAGATGAGTGATGAGAGCCAATctcaaaaggccacatactgtatgatttaatatatataatattctcaAAATGATGAAATTATAGGGATGGAGAAATGATTAGTGATTGCCAAGGGTTAGGAATTGGGAGGAGGAGAAAATGACTCTAAAGGGGTAGCACTAGGGGTCTTCATGGTGGTGGaatagttctgtatcttgattgtggtggcaGGAATCTACAACGTGTGATAAATGACAGATAATTATACATACACATCGTTCCAAGATCAATTTCCTGATTTTGTCATTATACTATAATTCAGATATAACCATTGGAGGATATGAGTGAAGGGTTCAAAGGacctttctgtattatttttgcagctttctgtgaatctataattatttcaaaataaaaagtgaaaaaacacaGATCTACACACTGTAGGTTCAATAGAAAGTTTTTGTTTAAGGCAAGGAAAATCTGCTTTGTTTATAGATATTATGAAGGTATCGAGAAAAGGACCAGCAGTGAGAGAAATACAATATTTGCAGTGTTTACTCAGCCTTTTTTCTAACACATGGCCCTGAAAAtgcttaattttcttctcttcataCACCCacagtgaagttttttttttcagaattctaTTTCCTGAGTTTGTATTGTGAAAACAAAGGTATAGTAAATACATGATCCTCTGCAATACAGGGCATTGCCTTTCCCCCACTCCCCAAAATAGAAAGAATTAACCTTGGACGGTATGACGGAAATTCTTTACTTTTCCATCGAGGTAGCAGGGACAAAGAAAGACAGGTACTACTCTGAGAAGAGCTTGATGGCAGATCTTCTCTGTGGGGAAAAGGTTATCTGCTAAGATTGAGGATGATTCAAGGTTAAGTGTGAACTTGGGGAGTACTGTCATGACTTGAAAGAGTCATAATGGGTTATACAATGGAGAGGAAACAAAATTTAATGAAGGACCAGCTGAGTGATCTTAAGAGTTCAGTGGAAAAGTGGTAAGATACTTTACTGAGCTGTATTAATCTTTCTGATTCTCTACATTTTTTTGCTATCTGTAGGGCTACCAAGACATTCAAGGGATCATCCAATCAGGATGGTCTGAAGATGAGGAAGCTTTCCTATGTACCCAGTGCAGCACATCAGCCTACTTCTTGTGAACTCctagaaggaggaaggaaatcCTACAGTGAGACTGAATTTCCTGCTAGTCAACAGTATTGAAGTCAGAGTTATTTGTCATAATagataaaatgtttcttataCAGCTGCTTTTGTAAAATATGATTCAAACTTGCCACATTAATATGAATTTTAACTTAAGGGACCTACATGATTTTGCTGCATTCTTTAGCAACACTTGTGGCCtaggaaagagaaagcagaaatggCCCAGTTCTGCCTCTTCTATCTTTTggattgtataaaaagagtgaGAAAGATTCCCACAGGAGCAAAACAAACATAGCATTGATAAGAAATATAGAACATTAAAGTGTTTCTCAGTCccccttcaaataaacaattttgtttgttttgagacagggtcttgctcagtcacccaggcttcGGTACagtggtgatcatagctcactgtaaccttgaactcaagtgatggtgggctcaagtgattgtcccacttcaggctcctgagtagctgagactaccgcacgtgccaccgtgccctgccaattCTTTTTAGATGTTCTCACTACTCATCTCTAAGATTTGTCATTAGAGCTGGTAAATAAATCATCTTTGCACAGATGAAGTGGTATAAACTGGTTAAACTTGATTCCTAAAATGTAACTGGAAAGTTTCCCATGAATACTAAACATTTCCAGATACACTGATTAAAATCCAGGGTAaaaatttaagtgattctcttaaACTGAATGTGTTATTCAATAATACACAGTTGGCTCTCCTTATCTGTGGGGGATTGTTCCAGAACCCCCGTGGATACCATAATCCTGGATACTCAAGTTCCTTAGTTAGCACTCACAGGGGGAGGTGGGATGGAGGGGGTGCGGTGAGGAGGTGCCAGATTCTGCATCCGCGGATTTTACCAATGCAGAATGCAGGTACTGTTTTTTCCATCAGGGCTGGGGTTGGTCGAATCCAGGAATGTAAAAACTGCTGATAGAGAGCCATCTGTATTTCAAGAACCTATCATcacataatatttttttctagtttatcttataaaatgtttaagctaggcagtggtgcgtgcctgtaatcctggctgaCACGAgaggataatttgagcccaggagtttgaatccagcctgggaaacatagcaagaccttatctctaaaaaaaaagaagttaaaaaattttaCCTCCtagtaagaaaaaattaaaatatctaccAACTGCCAGACTGAGTAGTATTTACCATCTATGCCTTTCACTTTCATTAAATATTATACTTAGAAAAAATTTGATCATGACTCATCTGCTTAAGAGAAACATTTCCGATATAATTTTCATAATGAATAATGTATTAAAATgtgtaatatatgtttatttggtCAATTATATATGactaattttaatgaaaaacaatCTGAGGAAAAAATCTGTGTCTTataatcacaagaaaaaaatgtgcactttataatttcaatttatatacatattactGTTACAGAGAACTATGATGGCTTCCTCAAtaaagtactttctttttttttttgacacagagttttgctctgtcgcccaggctggagtgcaatggcgtgatcttggctcactgcaacctctgccccccgggttcaagtgattttcttgcctcagtctccccagtagctgggattacgggcacgcaccaccacgcccggctaatttttgtatttttagtagagacagggtttcaccatgttggctaggctagtctcaaactcctgacctcaggtgatctgcccatcttggcctcccaaagtgctgggattataggcgtgagccaccacacctagccctaaagtactttcaaatataaaatgtattggaTTACAACAAAATTCTACAGGGCAAGtagaatggaaattagagttCAAGGAGAATAAGCAaatatggaaaatttttaaatgctaataaatttttattaaggaACAAGAATTctttattccttaaaataaagatgtatttattcacgtttttctgaaaatgaataATAGTGGCTATGAAATCACTGTCGGTATTTACACTACACTTcatgtaacatttttactttaaaatatctctAATGTGCTAGAAACTGCATCTTTTGGAAGgattaaaatgttgaaaaaatgttatatttcaaCTTAAAATGTTTGGCAGGGCGAACTATAGCAGCAAAAAAATGTGAAGACTGTTGTCATAGGCATCATGTGAGGTTGGAAAGTGGGATATGCTGAGTGAAGTGGGATGCAAAAATGACTAAAGTCAAGTTAACTGAGAAAAAGAGGTTCAATGGATAGAACAGTGCTGGAGAGTTGCCTGGATTACGATCACAGCAGAAAGCTCCAAGTTTAAAATCTTGGAGATAAAAGAGTTCCCAGTCAAATAAAATATGCAGGCCTATGCTGAAGAggtattgattttttgaaattataaatatatgttccTTGGAGCAAGGAATGTGTTTAAAACACTAcagataaaaatgcaaatttaaaaaacccatcatatgattataaattattaatacaaAACTCTCTAAGTAAAAAATTGTATACCACCTAAATGTGCAACATTTGAACACTATTTAGCTAAACTATAGTATAGCCAGTAATTTAGTCactaaaaacaatatttataaataaggGGGAAGAAACAAATCTTTTTTGTAGAAGAATTCCGaagtatatatatagagagatattcCCCTCTCTAGGAGGTGAAGCTTCATTTCTGGGTGTCCCTGACCCCCCACCCCCGGGAGTGGGCTAGACTTAGCGACTGTTTCCAAAGAATAAGTAGGGAACgagaaaaatagtaactttatagtggagaaaACTAACAGACATCACCAAAATCGTGATGAAGGTTAACATTCCGCGTGGTGTCATGTTCATATCATATAGCTGATATGATGTGACCAGAAGGACACTTTACTTTTGGGGTATTCTTTCCAAAATCCCATATCACCAGTGTAACCATGAGGAAAACATCAGACCAATTCAGATTAGGGGACATTCTACAGTGGATCTGGCCAGAACTCCTCAAGACTgtcccaggcaggagaatcgcttgaatctgagaggtggaggttacagtgagtcaagatcacgccactgcactccagcctgggtgacagaatgagactctgtctcaaaaaaacaaaaacaaaaacaaacaaaaaaaagactacCAAGATCATGAAAAACAAGGGAAGACTTAGAAACTGCCATAGACTGGAAAAGACCGGGAGGACATGACAACACAGGATAATATGGTATCCTGGACAGGATCCTGTAACAGAAGGAGGACATTAATGGGAAAGTTGGTGAAATACAAATACACTCAGTAGTTTAGGTAACAGTGTTGtggaaat
The nucleotide sequence above comes from Pongo pygmaeus isolate AG05252 chromosome 13, NHGRI_mPonPyg2-v2.0_pri, whole genome shotgun sequence. Encoded proteins:
- the LOC129044543 gene encoding thymosin beta-10-like, with the protein product MAHKLDLEEIASLDKAKLKAAEMQENTLPTKNTTEQEKRSEIS